One genomic region from Nocardioides plantarum encodes:
- a CDS encoding response regulator: MADPAVPGQGEREPIRVLVVDDQQLFRRGLTMLLAVEPGLEVVGEAGDGVEGTVLAETAAPDVVLLDVRMPKRSGIEACLAIKQSVPSAKIIMLTVSDEEADLYEAVKSGASGYLLKDSSIEEVAQAIRVVADGQSLISPSMAIKLIDEFKQMARPERETGPALRLTDRELDVLRLVAQGHSNKEIAARLFISENTVKNHVRNMLEKLQLHSRMEAVMYAVRENLLELP; the protein is encoded by the coding sequence GTGGCAGATCCCGCGGTACCAGGTCAGGGCGAGCGCGAGCCCATCCGGGTGCTGGTCGTCGACGACCAGCAGCTGTTCCGTCGCGGACTGACCATGCTCCTCGCGGTCGAGCCCGGCCTCGAGGTCGTGGGCGAGGCCGGCGACGGCGTCGAGGGCACCGTGCTGGCCGAGACCGCCGCCCCCGACGTGGTCCTGCTCGACGTACGGATGCCCAAGCGGTCCGGCATCGAGGCGTGCCTGGCCATCAAGCAGAGCGTCCCGTCGGCCAAGATCATCATGCTCACCGTCTCCGACGAGGAGGCCGACCTCTACGAGGCCGTCAAGAGCGGCGCCTCCGGCTACCTGCTCAAGGACTCCTCGATCGAGGAGGTCGCCCAGGCCATCCGCGTCGTCGCCGACGGCCAGTCCCTCATCAGCCCGTCGATGGCCATCAAGCTCATCGACGAGTTCAAGCAGATGGCGCGCCCCGAGCGCGAGACCGGACCCGCCCTGCGCCTGACCGATCGCGAGCTCGACGTGCTGCGCCTGGTGGCCCAGGGCCACAGCAACAAGGAGATCGCTGCGCGGCTGTTCATCAGCGAGAACACCGTCAAGAACCACGTGCGCAACATGCTCGAGAAGCTGCAGCTGCACTCCCGCATGGAGGCCGTCATGTACGCCGTGCGCGAGAACCTGCTCGAGCTCCCGTAG
- a CDS encoding Rv3235 family protein, giving the protein MSTPLFHENVVPLHLPMPVAITQGTLALDLQPRLEPPSPAPGDLRRRREVDAWAHRFVQAAVEIVGGDRPPSQLVRHTSREVYADLERRAQLVARAGGHVPGAARVQPVRPRVLSVRSAFPSAQAAEVSVHLRYGARSRAVAARFERRSGRWLCTALEFA; this is encoded by the coding sequence ATGTCCACCCCGCTGTTCCACGAGAACGTCGTCCCGCTGCACCTGCCGATGCCGGTCGCGATCACCCAGGGCACCCTCGCGCTCGACCTGCAGCCGCGCCTGGAGCCACCGTCCCCCGCGCCCGGCGACCTGCGCCGCCGACGCGAGGTCGATGCCTGGGCACACCGGTTCGTCCAGGCTGCCGTCGAGATCGTGGGCGGCGACCGGCCACCCTCCCAGCTGGTGCGCCACACCTCCCGCGAGGTCTACGCCGACCTCGAGCGTCGCGCCCAGCTCGTCGCGCGGGCGGGCGGCCACGTCCCGGGTGCCGCGCGCGTGCAGCCGGTGCGACCGCGGGTGCTGTCGGTGCGGTCCGCCTTCCCCTCGGCGCAGGCCGCCGAGGTCAGCGTGCACCTGCGGTACGGCGCCCGCTCGCGGGCCGTGGCGGCGCGCTTCGAGCGTCGGTCGGGGCGGTGGCTATGCACCGCGCTGGAGTTCGCCTGA
- the secA gene encoding preprotein translocase subunit SecA yields the protein MPAIIDKLLRIGEGKTLRQLETIAKAVNAIEDEFKAMSDAELQAMTGEFKERLAEGATLDDIMPEAFATVREASRRVTGMRPFDVQIMGGAALHLGNIAEMKTGEGKTLVATLPSYLNALAGKGVHVVTVNDYLAKFQSEQMGRIHHFLGLSVGVIMPSMRPAERREAYNCDITYGTNNELGFDYLRDNMAGSIEECVQRGHFYAVVDEVDSILIDEARTPLIISGPTQDEVKWYDEFAKIAAKLVVDEDYEVDEKKRTISVLEPGITKVEDHLGIDNLYESVNTPLISFLNNSIKAKALFRNDKEYVVMDGEVLIVDEHTGRMLAGRRYNDGLHQAIEAKEGVTVREEYQTLATITLQNYFRLYEKLSGMTGTAMTEASEFDKIYSLGVVPIPTNRAMIRSDQADLVYRTEKAKYEAVVEDIVERHEKGQPVLIGTVSVEKSQYLSDQLKIRGVAHSVLNAKVHADEAKIVAMAGHKGAVTVATNMAGRGTDIMLGGSVEFLADAELRKQGLEPAGETAEAYEAAWPEMLDKIKEQVGNEHDEVRELGGLYVVGTERHESRRIDNQLRGRSGRQGDPGESRFYLSLEDELMRLFKSEWVDRVLTMLKIPDDVPIENKRVTNAIANAQGQVESQNFESRKNVLKYDDVMDRQRKVIYSERREVLEGADIEEQVRTFVDDVVEGTVRGTLEDFAEEWDLEQLWTDLKQFWPVSISREQLIEEAGGEQGGLTKEHLIEVLQKDAQEAYDAREAEVGDEVMRELERRVLLSVLDRKWREHLYEMDYLREGIYLRAYSQRDPLVEYQREGFDMFAAMMDGIKEEAVGFLFNLEVQVDDDEDDVPVEVEVEEPLARELRSEPQPDEEPAAGPVLTKQAAPHIRAKGLEKQSLPSNLRTSAPGIDGDNEVVETGPLDADDEYAGIGRNAKCPCGSGKKFKQCHGAPGGPKGVTARIG from the coding sequence GTGCCCGCCATCATCGACAAGCTCCTCCGCATCGGCGAGGGCAAGACCCTGCGTCAGCTCGAGACCATCGCCAAGGCCGTCAACGCCATCGAGGACGAGTTCAAGGCGATGAGCGACGCCGAGCTCCAGGCGATGACCGGCGAGTTCAAGGAGCGCCTGGCCGAGGGCGCCACGCTCGACGACATCATGCCCGAGGCGTTCGCCACGGTCCGTGAGGCGTCGCGTCGCGTCACCGGCATGCGGCCCTTCGACGTCCAGATCATGGGTGGCGCGGCCCTCCACCTCGGCAACATCGCCGAGATGAAGACCGGTGAGGGCAAGACCCTGGTCGCGACCCTGCCGTCCTACCTCAACGCCCTGGCGGGCAAGGGCGTCCACGTCGTCACGGTCAACGACTACCTCGCCAAGTTCCAGTCCGAGCAGATGGGCCGCATCCACCACTTCCTGGGCCTGAGCGTCGGCGTGATCATGCCGTCGATGCGCCCGGCGGAGCGTCGTGAGGCCTACAACTGCGACATCACCTACGGCACCAACAACGAGCTCGGCTTCGACTACCTGCGCGACAACATGGCCGGCTCGATCGAGGAGTGCGTGCAGCGCGGCCACTTCTACGCGGTGGTCGACGAGGTCGACTCGATCCTCATCGACGAGGCGCGGACCCCGCTGATCATCAGCGGCCCGACGCAGGACGAGGTGAAGTGGTACGACGAGTTCGCCAAGATCGCCGCCAAGCTCGTCGTCGACGAGGACTACGAGGTCGACGAGAAGAAGCGCACCATCTCGGTCCTCGAGCCCGGCATCACCAAGGTCGAGGACCACCTCGGCATCGACAACCTCTACGAGTCGGTCAACACCCCGCTGATCTCGTTCCTCAACAACTCCATCAAGGCCAAGGCGCTGTTCCGCAACGACAAGGAGTACGTCGTCATGGACGGCGAGGTGCTCATCGTCGACGAGCACACCGGCCGCATGCTCGCCGGTCGCCGCTACAACGACGGCCTGCACCAGGCGATCGAGGCCAAGGAGGGGGTGACGGTCCGCGAGGAGTACCAGACCCTGGCGACGATCACCCTGCAGAACTACTTCCGTCTCTACGAGAAGCTCTCCGGCATGACCGGCACGGCCATGACCGAGGCCTCCGAGTTCGACAAGATCTACAGCCTGGGCGTCGTGCCGATCCCGACCAACCGGGCGATGATCCGCAGCGACCAGGCCGACCTTGTCTACCGGACCGAGAAGGCCAAGTACGAAGCCGTCGTCGAGGACATCGTCGAGCGTCACGAGAAGGGCCAGCCCGTCCTGATCGGCACGGTCTCGGTCGAGAAGTCGCAATACCTCTCCGACCAGCTCAAGATCCGCGGCGTCGCCCACTCGGTGCTCAACGCCAAGGTCCACGCCGACGAGGCCAAGATCGTCGCGATGGCCGGTCACAAGGGGGCCGTCACGGTCGCCACCAACATGGCCGGCCGTGGCACCGACATCATGCTCGGCGGGTCCGTGGAGTTCCTCGCCGACGCCGAGCTGCGCAAGCAGGGCCTCGAGCCCGCCGGCGAGACCGCCGAGGCCTACGAGGCCGCGTGGCCCGAGATGCTCGACAAGATCAAGGAGCAGGTCGGCAACGAGCACGACGAGGTCCGCGAGCTCGGCGGCCTCTACGTCGTCGGCACCGAGCGCCACGAGTCGCGCCGCATCGACAACCAGCTGCGCGGCCGGTCCGGACGACAGGGCGACCCGGGCGAGTCCCGGTTCTACCTCTCGCTCGAGGACGAGCTGATGCGGCTGTTCAAGTCCGAGTGGGTCGACCGCGTCCTGACCATGCTCAAGATCCCCGACGACGTCCCGATCGAGAACAAGCGGGTCACCAACGCGATCGCCAACGCCCAGGGCCAGGTCGAGTCGCAGAACTTCGAGTCGCGCAAGAACGTCCTCAAGTACGACGACGTGATGGACCGCCAGCGCAAGGTGATCTACAGCGAGCGCCGCGAGGTGCTCGAGGGCGCCGACATCGAGGAGCAGGTCCGCACCTTCGTCGACGACGTCGTCGAGGGCACCGTGCGCGGCACGCTCGAGGACTTCGCCGAGGAGTGGGACCTCGAGCAGCTGTGGACCGACCTGAAGCAGTTCTGGCCGGTGTCGATCTCCCGCGAGCAGCTGATCGAGGAGGCCGGCGGCGAGCAGGGCGGGCTGACCAAGGAGCACCTGATCGAGGTCCTGCAGAAGGACGCGCAGGAGGCCTACGACGCCCGTGAGGCCGAGGTCGGCGACGAGGTCATGCGCGAGCTCGAGCGGCGCGTGCTGCTCTCGGTGCTCGACCGCAAGTGGCGCGAGCACCTCTACGAGATGGACTACCTGCGCGAGGGCATCTACCTGCGCGCCTACAGCCAGCGCGACCCGTTGGTCGAGTACCAGCGCGAGGGCTTCGACATGTTCGCGGCCATGATGGACGGCATCAAGGAGGAGGCGGTCGGCTTCCTGTTCAACCTCGAGGTGCAGGTCGACGACGACGAGGACGACGTCCCCGTCGAGGTCGAGGTCGAGGAGCCGTTGGCCCGCGAGCTGCGCTCGGAGCCGCAGCCCGACGAGGAGCCCGCCGCCGGCCCCGTCCTGACGAAGCAGGCGGCGCCGCACATCCGGGCCAAGGGCCTGGAGAAGCAGTCGCTGCCGAGCAACCTGCGCACCTCGGCGCCGGGCATCGACGGCGACAACGAGGTCGTCGAGACCGGCCCGCTCGATGCCGACGACGAGTACGCCGGCATCGGCCGCAACGCCAAGTGCCCCTGCGGCTCGGGCAAGAAGTTCAAGCAGTGCCACGGTGCACCCGGTGGCCCGAAGGGCGTCACGGCCCGCATCGGGTAA
- a CDS encoding winged helix-turn-helix domain-containing protein, with protein MSPRPTSLSRAQARRVALAAQGFLDKPHEAPTMRTLARTLQRTGVLQVDSVNVLTRAHYMPLYSRMGAYDPALLERASTGRQRRRLVEYWAHVQAFMPVELWPAMDHRRRHYVEGRSTWWGGVSDELADRLVDQVTDLGASTARELDDGAPRSKEHWGWNWSEARKGLDYLSMTGRLAIAGRTSQFEVRYDLPERVLPDHVLAAPDLTVEEQHLALVRRAAMSHGVATVGCLADYYRMRVTPTERAVATLVESGELEPVSIQGWARPAYLHRDARRPRAVGARALLSPFDPVVWRRERAEQLFDFHYRIEIYTPPDKRVHGYYVLPFLLRDELVARADLKADRATGRLLVRGVYAEDGAPHDTAPQLAAELRRLAGWLGLAEVVVEARGDLAPALAAEVSVELTAEVTAEVTAEERSATTAR; from the coding sequence GTGTCCCCACGACCCACGTCCCTGTCGCGCGCGCAGGCGCGTCGTGTCGCACTGGCGGCGCAGGGCTTCCTCGACAAGCCGCACGAGGCGCCGACCATGCGCACCCTGGCACGCACGCTGCAGCGCACCGGGGTGCTGCAGGTCGACTCGGTCAACGTGCTGACGCGGGCGCACTACATGCCGCTCTACTCCCGGATGGGGGCCTACGACCCGGCGCTGCTCGAGCGGGCGTCGACGGGGCGGCAGCGGCGCCGGCTGGTCGAGTACTGGGCACACGTGCAGGCGTTCATGCCGGTGGAGCTGTGGCCGGCCATGGACCATCGGCGCCGGCACTACGTCGAGGGCCGGAGCACGTGGTGGGGCGGGGTGAGCGACGAGCTGGCCGACCGCCTGGTCGACCAGGTCACCGACCTCGGGGCGTCCACCGCGCGCGAGCTCGACGACGGTGCGCCGCGGTCCAAGGAGCACTGGGGCTGGAACTGGTCCGAGGCGCGCAAGGGCCTCGACTACCTCTCCATGACCGGCCGGTTGGCGATCGCGGGCCGCACGAGCCAGTTCGAGGTGCGCTACGACCTGCCCGAGCGGGTGCTGCCCGACCACGTCCTGGCCGCGCCCGACCTCACGGTCGAGGAGCAGCACCTCGCCCTCGTACGACGCGCCGCGATGTCGCACGGCGTGGCCACGGTCGGCTGCCTGGCCGACTACTACCGGATGCGGGTGACCCCGACCGAGCGCGCCGTCGCGACGCTGGTCGAGTCGGGGGAGCTCGAGCCGGTCTCGATCCAGGGGTGGGCGCGCCCGGCGTACCTCCACCGCGACGCGCGCCGGCCGCGGGCGGTCGGCGCGCGGGCGCTGCTCAGCCCGTTCGACCCGGTGGTGTGGCGCCGCGAGCGTGCCGAGCAGCTCTTCGACTTCCACTACCGCATCGAGATCTACACCCCGCCCGACAAGCGGGTGCACGGCTACTACGTGCTGCCGTTCCTGCTGCGCGACGAGCTCGTCGCCCGGGCCGACCTCAAGGCCGACCGCGCCACCGGCCGACTCCTCGTCCGGGGCGTCTACGCCGAGGACGGCGCGCCCCACGACACCGCGCCACAGCTGGCGGCCGAGCTACGGCGGCTGGCCGGCTGGCTCGGCCTCGCCGAGGTCGTCGTCGAGGCGCGCGGCGACCTGGCGCCCGCCCTGGCGGCCGAGGTGAGCGTCGAGCTCACTGCCGAGGTCACTGCCGAGGTCACTGCCGAGGAACGGTCCGCCACCACGGCTCGTTAA